The following coding sequences are from one Bacillota bacterium window:
- a CDS encoding LacI family transcriptional regulator, whose amino-acid sequence MATIYDVAKKANVSVKTVSRVLNRSQLVREETRSRVLEVMAALDFHPNSAARSLRRKRSGAIGFVVPFGSDFVFHDPGMMEQIKGALDLLNERGYDMVLSVPTKRDDALREVVRLTKRRNVDGAILYGMLGADSIVKELSEKGFHFVSLGYCFPEQTHNFVEIDAVAGGMAATRYAISLGHTRIGLIKEPSNFLMPNKRSIAEGYRAALEQAGIPFDEYLVREGDYTVAGGYWAALRLLDQEQSARVSAIICSSDPMALGALRALRERGLVPASGTQNGFLLLAGDCLPSTRAVEPSLGGIQAPLYEQGRLAADMLASVISERRDIPGVVLKPTMLVPA is encoded by the coding sequence ATGGCAACCATTTACGATGTCGCCAAGAAGGCAAACGTTTCGGTGAAGACGGTCTCGCGTGTGCTCAACAGGAGCCAGTTGGTCAGGGAGGAGACGCGCTCGCGCGTGCTAGAAGTCATGGCGGCCTTGGACTTCCATCCGAACTCCGCGGCGCGGAGCCTCAGGCGGAAACGGTCGGGCGCCATCGGATTCGTGGTTCCTTTCGGCTCGGATTTCGTGTTCCACGATCCGGGCATGATGGAGCAAATCAAGGGTGCTCTCGATCTCCTCAACGAGAGAGGCTACGACATGGTGCTTTCGGTGCCCACGAAGAGAGACGACGCTCTTCGGGAAGTGGTGCGCTTGACCAAGCGCCGCAATGTCGACGGCGCCATCCTTTATGGGATGCTCGGGGCCGACAGCATAGTGAAAGAGCTCTCGGAGAAGGGATTTCACTTTGTTTCGTTGGGTTACTGCTTTCCGGAGCAAACCCACAACTTCGTGGAGATCGACGCGGTGGCCGGTGGCATGGCGGCCACCCGATACGCCATCTCGCTGGGCCATACGCGGATAGGGCTCATCAAGGAGCCGAGCAACTTCCTCATGCCCAACAAGAGAAGCATCGCTGAAGGTTACAGAGCGGCACTGGAACAAGCGGGCATTCCGTTCGACGAGTATCTCGTGCGTGAGGGGGACTACACGGTCGCCGGCGGGTACTGGGCGGCGCTTCGCCTCCTCGACCAAGAGCAGAGCGCGCGCGTCTCCGCCATCATCTGCAGCAGCGACCCGATGGCCCTCGGCGCGCTCCGCGCTCTCCGAGAGAGGGGCCTCGTGCCCGCATCCGGCACGCAGAACGGCTTCCTGCTCCTAGCCGGCGACTGTCTCCCCTCCACGAGGGCCGTGGAGCCGTCGCTGGGCGGCATACAGGCACCCCTTTACGAGCAGGGTCGGCTTGCCGCTGACATGCTGGCGTCCGTGATCTCCGAGAGGCGTGACATTCCCGGGGTAGTGCTCAAGCCGACGATGTTGGTCCCGGCGTGA